In bacterium, a single window of DNA contains:
- a CDS encoding glycoside hydrolase family 130 protein, giving the protein MSALIQGPGLPNLPWEDKPKGLREVVWRYSKNPIISWNPIPNGARAFNSAVIPYQDAFVGVFRIDHRNSRPLLHFGRSPDAVNWKLEPEAILWVDEQGNPAPTSYAYDPRLVKIDDVYYITWCDDFPGPSIGLGMTRDFKTFIRMENPTMPFNRNGVLFPRKINGLYVMLSRPSDSGHTPFGDIVLSYSPDLIYWGKHRHVMSSGGRNWWQATKIGAGPVPIETKEGWLLFYHGVTTTCNGFVYSMGAALLARDEPSRVLYRTRDYILTPEKDYEVSGFVPNVVFPCATLVDAATGRIAIYYGAADTHTGIAFTQADELLAYLKSNSEIS; this is encoded by the coding sequence ATGAGCGCATTGATTCAGGGTCCGGGATTGCCCAATCTGCCCTGGGAGGACAAACCAAAAGGCTTGCGGGAGGTGGTGTGGCGTTACAGCAAGAATCCCATCATCAGTTGGAATCCCATTCCCAACGGCGCGCGCGCGTTCAACAGCGCGGTGATTCCCTATCAGGACGCGTTTGTCGGCGTCTTCCGCATCGATCACCGCAACAGCCGGCCGCTGCTGCATTTCGGCCGCAGCCCGGATGCCGTCAACTGGAAGCTGGAGCCGGAAGCGATTCTCTGGGTGGATGAGCAGGGAAATCCCGCGCCCACCAGTTACGCCTACGACCCGCGCCTGGTCAAGATCGACGACGTTTACTACATTACCTGGTGCGATGATTTCCCCGGCCCTTCCATCGGTTTGGGAATGACGCGCGATTTCAAAACCTTCATCCGCATGGAAAATCCCACCATGCCCTTCAATCGCAACGGCGTGCTGTTCCCGCGCAAGATCAACGGCCTGTATGTCATGCTCAGCCGGCCGAGCGACAGCGGCCACACCCCCTTTGGCGACATCGTGCTCAGCTACAGCCCGGACCTGATCTATTGGGGCAAGCATCGCCACGTGATGTCCAGCGGTGGCCGGAACTGGTGGCAGGCGACCAAGATCGGCGCCGGACCGGTGCCGATCGAAACCAAAGAAGGCTGGTTGCTCTTCTATCACGGCGTCACCACCACTTGCAATGGCTTCGTGTACAGCATGGGCGCGGCGCTGCTTGCTCGCGACGAACCCAGCCGCGTGCTCTATCGCACCAGAGATTACATTCTCACGCCGGAAAAAGACTACGAAGTCAGCGGCTTCGTGCCCAATGTCGTGTTTCCGTGCGCGACCCTGGTCGATGCCGCCACCGGCCGGATTGCGATCTACTACGGCGCGGCCGACACCCATACCGGCATCGCTTTCACGCAGGCCGACGAACTGCTGGCATATTTGAAAAGCAATTCGGAGATTTCCTGA
- a CDS encoding cellulase family glycosylhydrolase gives MKRTLLVLAVLVVVTLLLNSRFHLYDRWFNPSRFYFVTVRGTEFYLEGEPFRFLGANTRLIHGDKERGMVAEALQHAHAHGIRVIRQWAIGECANDSVANHHPVQKYYFQAGPNNWVEESFVQLDSVLAAAGGLDLKVMITLINNWQDYGGMPMYLKWRGLQGDSLITAKHDSFYTDPQIETWVKGFIHKLVTRRNTVTGKRYRDDPTIFSWELVNEARARLDKYPEMIDWTRRMAEYVKQLDPHHLVSISLVLVDNRLERDHIKNVFRLSALDYVDLHMYPAEHWWENMLSEKNSLLQLVDDYTQTAHYVLRKPLVIGEFGFRRGERWLEQSREQLFAAIFDQSLKNGVAGVMVWSYSDPEWDDVYEINWRKPEHAALCSLMTVYGAKFRENEEAIVPNPNLGPQHGDSYRIQFKERTFATDTLFAAETAGRLVYDIPVRAYDRAKWPNFNYRNNEPGFAFVFGVDEGYFEYPFFTTKAETLAAADLRARLSTSFPPVPGADTLGASEVTISLNDFELGTLLVRPQQYFGTIYAVHYARDHGRSLLVLPAGRNALRFAIRQQATQRNGLLLLGEATSARYRAAQMPIRLEFTRAAK, from the coding sequence ATGAAAAGAACGCTGCTGGTGCTGGCAGTTCTGGTGGTCGTGACGTTGCTGTTGAATTCCCGCTTTCACCTGTATGATCGCTGGTTCAATCCCTCCCGGTTCTATTTTGTCACGGTGCGGGGAACCGAATTTTATCTGGAAGGCGAGCCTTTTCGATTTCTCGGCGCCAACACCCGCCTTATTCATGGAGACAAAGAGCGCGGCATGGTCGCCGAAGCCCTGCAACACGCGCACGCCCACGGCATCCGCGTAATCCGGCAATGGGCGATCGGCGAATGCGCGAACGATTCCGTCGCCAACCACCATCCGGTGCAGAAGTACTACTTTCAGGCCGGCCCGAACAATTGGGTCGAGGAGTCTTTCGTTCAGCTTGATTCGGTGCTGGCCGCGGCTGGCGGCCTCGACCTCAAGGTCATGATCACCCTGATCAATAACTGGCAGGATTATGGCGGCATGCCGATGTATCTCAAATGGCGCGGACTGCAGGGTGATTCGTTGATTACGGCCAAACATGATTCCTTCTACACCGACCCGCAAATCGAGACCTGGGTGAAAGGCTTCATTCACAAACTCGTCACCCGCCGAAACACCGTCACCGGCAAACGCTATCGCGACGATCCCACGATTTTTTCCTGGGAATTGGTCAACGAAGCGCGTGCCCGGCTCGACAAGTATCCTGAAATGATCGACTGGACGCGGCGCATGGCGGAATATGTCAAACAACTCGATCCGCATCATCTCGTCAGCATCAGCCTGGTGCTGGTCGACAATCGCCTCGAACGCGATCATATCAAAAATGTCTTTCGCCTGAGCGCGCTCGACTACGTGGATCTCCACATGTATCCCGCCGAACATTGGTGGGAGAACATGCTGAGCGAGAAAAACTCGCTGCTGCAACTGGTGGACGATTACACGCAGACTGCCCACTACGTCCTGCGCAAGCCGCTGGTCATCGGCGAGTTCGGCTTTCGGCGCGGCGAGCGCTGGCTCGAGCAGAGCCGCGAACAGCTCTTCGCGGCGATCTTCGACCAGTCGCTCAAGAACGGCGTTGCCGGCGTGATGGTGTGGAGCTACTCCGATCCGGAATGGGATGACGTCTATGAAATCAACTGGCGCAAGCCCGAGCATGCCGCACTCTGCTCGCTGATGACCGTCTACGGCGCGAAGTTTCGCGAGAACGAAGAGGCGATTGTGCCCAATCCGAATCTCGGGCCGCAGCACGGGGATTCCTACCGCATTCAATTCAAAGAACGGACGTTCGCCACCGATACGCTCTTTGCCGCTGAAACTGCAGGCCGTCTGGTCTATGATATTCCGGTGCGCGCCTATGATCGGGCAAAATGGCCCAATTTCAATTACCGCAACAATGAGCCCGGATTTGCCTTTGTGTTCGGCGTGGACGAGGGTTACTTCGAGTATCCGTTCTTCACCACCAAAGCTGAAACCTTGGCGGCCGCGGATTTGCGCGCACGCCTCTCGACTTCGTTCCCGCCGGTGCCGGGCGCGGATACGCTGGGCGCTTCCGAAGTGACGATTTCCCTGAATGATTTCGAGCTGGGGACGCTGCTCGTCCGGCCCCAGCAATACTTCGGCACGATCTACGCCGTGCATTACGCGCGCGACCACGGCCGCAGCCTGCTGGTGTTGCCGGCCGGCCGGAATGCGTTGCGCTTCGCAATCCGCCAACAGGCCACCCAGCGCAACGGTCTGCTGCTGTTGGGGGAGGCCACTTCCGCGCGCTATCGCGCGGCGCAAATGCCCATTCGCCTCGAGTTCACCCGGGCGGCGAAGTGA
- a CDS encoding dienelactone hydrolase family protein, protein MLLFWACSHESIVAGRPASLLPEGYTERYHAGMRYGLFVPPAYDSSRSYPLITVLHGSNDTVSWDLSWYHAPVQTRDPCFVLTPKSLVANNGWGNSWWLQHSPDMRKTLEVIARLCVEYNLDTTRLYLQGTSMGGYGVFGVLAKEPGRFAGALAICGGGNSATAEAIKQTPLWIFHGAEDPIVPAQLSRDMYQAILRAGGRHVRYTEYPGVGHAAWTPAWQEPTLPWWLLAQRKGVSHGQPDSVRNLRAEATPQAHVQLRWDPPADPAKPDNQVWYYRIYRDFNLLAEPDMTHTTYLDTTAQKSAVYRYNLSAVNFFFEQSLRNTPVEVKVPN, encoded by the coding sequence ATGCTTCTCTTTTGGGCCTGTTCGCATGAGAGCATCGTAGCGGGCCGCCCGGCGAGTCTTCTGCCGGAAGGTTACACGGAAAGATATCATGCGGGCATGCGCTATGGTTTGTTTGTGCCGCCGGCTTATGATTCCAGTCGCAGCTATCCTCTCATTACCGTTCTGCACGGCAGCAACGACACCGTGTCGTGGGATTTGAGCTGGTATCACGCGCCGGTGCAGACGCGCGATCCTTGTTTTGTCTTGACGCCCAAGAGCCTGGTGGCGAACAATGGTTGGGGCAACAGTTGGTGGCTGCAGCACAGCCCGGACATGCGCAAGACGCTGGAGGTGATCGCCAGGCTGTGCGTGGAGTACAACCTCGACACCACGCGGCTTTACCTGCAGGGCACGTCGATGGGCGGCTACGGCGTGTTTGGCGTGCTGGCCAAGGAACCGGGCCGATTTGCCGGCGCGTTGGCGATTTGCGGCGGCGGCAACAGCGCAACCGCGGAAGCAATCAAGCAAACGCCATTGTGGATTTTTCACGGCGCGGAGGATCCCATCGTGCCGGCGCAATTGTCGCGCGACATGTATCAGGCCATTTTGCGGGCAGGCGGACGGCACGTGCGCTACACGGAATATCCCGGCGTGGGGCACGCTGCCTGGACGCCGGCCTGGCAGGAGCCCACGCTGCCCTGGTGGCTGCTGGCGCAACGCAAGGGCGTCAGCCACGGCCAGCCGGATTCGGTCAGAAATCTCCGCGCTGAAGCTACACCGCAAGCACACGTGCAATTGCGGTGGGATCCGCCCGCGGATCCGGCCAAGCCCGACAATCAAGTTTGGTATTACCGCATCTATCGCGATTTCAACTTGCTCGCCGAACCCGACATGACTCACACGACCTACCTCGACACCACCGCGCAGAAGTCCGCTGTTTACCGCTACAACCTCTCCGCGGTGAATTTTTTCTTTGAGCAGTCGTTGCGCAATACACCCGTGGAGGTGAAGGTTCCCAACTGA
- a CDS encoding AGE family epimerase/isomerase, whose translation MMPSLAQIVRVSLMAMLAILPAAASVAGDGSSERQRLRERMEYSLRHELLQVWYPRSLDTLAGGFLCDFSHDWQPAGPQLKMIVTQTRHVWTASQAAMFLADDRYRSIAAHGFRFLREKLWDHEYGGFYMLRDRAGGPVAFSYQEEKRAYGNAFAIYALAAYYKMSGDPAALQLAQETFLWLEQHSHDPVQRGYCEHLARNGDRLRRGESTTKAWDAPSIGWQDQNSAIHLLEAFTALYHVWPDSLLRRRLEEMLTLVRDVIVDPRGFLILYFQDGWRPVSFRDSCAAVRQANFRFDHISFGHDIETAYLLLEAADALGMPADPLTLAVAKRLVDHALAHGWDESNGGLYDRGYYFAGSDTLTIISKAKVWWVQAEALNALLLMAQLFPQEAGYRRAFQKQWAYIDKFLIDHKHGEWYEEGLDHSPEQVHAPKARDWKVNYHNARALMNCIKMLQAEQEAGPDLR comes from the coding sequence ATGATGCCCTCCCTTGCCCAAATTGTGCGCGTTTCCCTGATGGCGATGCTGGCCATTCTGCCGGCGGCCGCGAGTGTTGCCGGCGATGGTTCTTCGGAACGCCAACGTTTGCGCGAGCGGATGGAATATTCCCTGCGCCATGAGCTGCTGCAGGTCTGGTATCCGCGGTCGCTGGATACGCTCGCCGGTGGTTTTCTCTGTGATTTCTCCCATGACTGGCAGCCGGCTGGCCCGCAGCTCAAGATGATCGTGACGCAGACGCGCCACGTGTGGACTGCTTCCCAGGCTGCGATGTTCCTGGCGGATGATCGCTATCGCAGCATCGCGGCGCACGGCTTCCGCTTTTTGCGCGAGAAGCTGTGGGATCACGAGTACGGCGGCTTCTACATGCTGCGCGATCGTGCGGGCGGGCCGGTGGCTTTTTCTTATCAGGAGGAAAAGCGGGCGTACGGCAATGCCTTCGCCATCTATGCGCTGGCGGCTTATTACAAAATGTCCGGCGACCCGGCGGCGCTGCAACTCGCGCAAGAGACTTTTCTCTGGCTCGAACAGCACAGCCATGATCCCGTGCAGCGCGGCTATTGCGAGCATCTTGCGCGCAACGGTGATCGCTTGCGCCGGGGGGAGAGCACCACCAAAGCCTGGGATGCGCCCAGCATCGGCTGGCAGGATCAGAACTCTGCGATTCATCTGCTCGAAGCCTTCACCGCACTGTATCACGTGTGGCCGGACTCGCTGCTGCGCCGGCGCCTGGAGGAGATGCTGACGCTGGTGCGCGACGTCATCGTCGATCCGCGCGGCTTTCTCATTCTTTATTTCCAGGACGGTTGGCGGCCGGTGTCGTTTCGGGATTCCTGCGCCGCGGTGCGGCAGGCTAACTTCCGTTTCGATCACATCTCTTTCGGCCATGATATTGAAACCGCCTACCTGCTGCTGGAGGCGGCTGATGCGTTGGGCATGCCCGCTGACCCGCTAACGCTCGCCGTGGCCAAGCGCCTGGTCGATCACGCCCTCGCCCACGGCTGGGATGAAAGCAACGGCGGTTTGTACGACCGGGGATACTATTTCGCCGGTTCGGATACCCTCACCATCATCAGCAAGGCGAAGGTTTGGTGGGTGCAGGCCGAAGCGCTCAACGCCCTGCTCTTGATGGCGCAACTCTTCCCGCAAGAGGCCGGGTATCGCCGCGCTTTCCAGAAGCAATGGGCCTACATTGACAAGTTCCTCATCGATCACAAACATGGGGAATGGTATGAAGAGGGCCTGGACCACAGTCCGGAACAAGTACACGCTCCCAAAGCGCGGGACTGGAAGGTCAATTATCATAACGCCCGCGCGTTGATGAATTGCATCAAGATGCTGCAGGCAGAGCAAGAGGCCGGGCCGGATCTCCGCTGA
- a CDS encoding cellulase family glycosylhydrolase: MNRRDFLQTSGAALGAMALSGFAAQDLAETAPGRLKFPRYRGFNFQAKSDPQNPRRKFEEEDFEIMAAWGFDFARIPMSYWTWGAKDDWSKIDEAVLEDIDAVIALGRQYRIHINLNFHRLPGYCINGRHLEPMDLFNDTPENMQKALEAAVYHWRAFAQRYRGIPSSRLSFDLINEPPKMSDETRYVEIVRALVAGIREIDPDRLIVADGKDIGRTPVLGIVDLGLVQSTRGYDPMSLSHYTATWVPKDEFETFNPPTWPLPGDDGKLWDKAALKEKLIGRWRPLTDQGVPVHVGEWGCYNKTPHDIVLRWMKDILSLWREAGWGHAMWNLKGAFGVLNSERSDVKYENYKGHQLDRKMLELLREY, translated from the coding sequence ATGAACAGACGTGACTTTCTGCAGACCAGCGGCGCGGCGCTCGGCGCCATGGCCCTTTCTGGATTTGCCGCGCAGGACCTGGCGGAAACGGCGCCCGGCAGGCTCAAATTCCCGCGTTACCGGGGCTTTAATTTCCAGGCCAAGTCTGATCCGCAAAATCCCCGGCGCAAGTTCGAAGAAGAAGACTTCGAGATCATGGCCGCATGGGGTTTTGATTTCGCCCGCATTCCGATGTCCTACTGGACCTGGGGCGCCAAGGACGATTGGAGCAAAATCGATGAGGCCGTGCTGGAAGACATCGATGCCGTCATCGCGTTGGGCCGGCAATACCGGATTCATATCAATCTCAATTTTCACCGTCTGCCGGGCTACTGCATCAACGGCCGTCATCTCGAGCCCATGGATCTCTTCAACGACACGCCGGAAAACATGCAAAAGGCGCTGGAGGCCGCAGTGTATCACTGGCGTGCCTTTGCGCAGCGTTACCGGGGCATTCCCAGCTCGCGCCTGAGTTTTGATCTCATCAACGAGCCGCCCAAAATGTCCGACGAAACGCGCTATGTTGAAATCGTCCGGGCGCTGGTGGCGGGCATTCGAGAAATTGACCCGGACCGCTTGATCGTCGCGGACGGCAAGGACATCGGCCGCACGCCGGTGCTGGGCATTGTCGATCTTGGTTTGGTGCAAAGCACGCGCGGCTATGATCCCATGAGCCTGAGCCATTACACCGCCACCTGGGTGCCCAAGGACGAATTCGAAACCTTCAATCCGCCCACTTGGCCGCTGCCAGGTGACGACGGCAAACTGTGGGACAAGGCCGCGCTCAAAGAGAAACTCATCGGCCGCTGGCGGCCATTGACCGATCAGGGCGTGCCGGTTCACGTCGGCGAATGGGGCTGCTACAACAAGACCCCGCACGACATCGTGCTGCGCTGGATGAAAGACATTCTGTCATTGTGGCGGGAAGCCGGCTGGGGACACGCCATGTGGAATCTCAAGGGCGCATTCGGCGTGCTCAACAGCGAGCGTAGCGACGTGAAATACGAAAACTACAAAGGCCACCAACTCGACCGGAAGATGTTGGAGTTGCTCAGAGAGTACTGA
- a CDS encoding T9SS type A sorting domain-containing protein, which translates to MAKPLRPAGKPAGTASGKILQAAALLIVMCAAVPAAAGHSVARYWNEAQLQAIRKDFARPPVHARNLFHVAVAMYDAWAAYDNVAATYLLGKTVNGFTCPFNGVNIPAQVKAAQEEAISYAAYRLLRHRFQFSPNASATLARFDSLLSALGYDPAFTSTDYAGGPPAALGNYIAQCLIDYGLQDGSNEQGNYAYVHYQPVNPPLLTLFPGNPSCLDPNRWQPLTLDVFIDQAGNVIPGNTPKFQSPEWGAVAPFALTAADRTIYQRDGYAYRVYHDPGPPPFLDTTAVGGLSEEYKWSFVLVSVWQSHHDPSDGVLWDISPAAIGNVQHLPETVRAYRDFYDLRQGGDAGKGHVVNPRTGKPYTPQMVPRGDYTRVLAEFWADGPNSETPPGHWFTILNHVADHPLFEKRFKGIGPVLDDLEWEVKAYFALGGAMHDAAITAWGIKGWYDYVRPISALRYLADHGQSSDPALPNYSPAGIPLIDGFIAVVQEGDELAWEDINNLGKIKLYTWRGHDYIGDPETEAAGVGWILAENWFPYQRPTFVTPPFAGYISGHSTYSRTAAEILTQLTGDEYFPGGLGEFHCRQNEFLVFEEGPSVDVTLQWATYRDASDQCSLSRIWGGIHPPIDDIPGRVIGQKIAAAAFQQAERYFTGQVAGDEPRPTTPSVYVFPNPVKTGSALNVRLNQQVSAAAVQLYNVNGQLVREQVATGGLSWRHFTLNTHALAAGVYLVRVKGRDWTATNKFVILP; encoded by the coding sequence ATGGCGAAACCATTGCGTCCGGCTGGCAAGCCGGCAGGGACTGCCAGCGGGAAAATCCTGCAGGCAGCGGCCCTGCTGATTGTGATGTGCGCCGCAGTCCCGGCGGCAGCCGGGCACTCGGTGGCACGCTATTGGAATGAAGCGCAACTGCAGGCGATTCGGAAGGATTTCGCGCGGCCGCCGGTGCACGCGCGCAATCTCTTTCACGTGGCCGTGGCCATGTATGATGCCTGGGCCGCCTACGACAATGTCGCCGCGACCTACCTGCTCGGCAAGACCGTTAACGGTTTCACCTGCCCCTTCAACGGCGTCAACATTCCGGCGCAGGTCAAGGCGGCGCAGGAAGAGGCCATCAGTTACGCGGCCTATCGCCTGCTGCGCCATCGTTTTCAATTTTCTCCCAATGCCAGCGCGACCCTGGCCCGCTTCGATTCTTTGCTGAGCGCATTGGGCTATGATCCCGCCTTCACTTCGACGGACTACGCCGGCGGCCCGCCGGCGGCACTGGGCAATTACATTGCGCAATGTCTCATCGATTACGGTTTGCAGGACGGCTCGAATGAACAGGGCAATTATGCCTACGTTCATTATCAGCCCGTCAATCCGCCCCTGCTCACGCTGTTTCCGGGCAACCCTTCCTGCCTTGATCCCAACCGCTGGCAGCCGTTGACCCTGGACGTGTTCATCGATCAAGCCGGCAACGTCATTCCGGGCAACACGCCGAAGTTTCAAAGTCCGGAGTGGGGGGCCGTGGCCCCGTTTGCCTTGACCGCTGCCGATCGCACGATTTATCAGCGTGACGGTTATGCCTATCGCGTCTATCATGATCCCGGGCCGCCGCCATTTCTCGACACGACGGCGGTCGGCGGACTGTCGGAAGAATACAAATGGTCTTTTGTATTGGTGTCGGTTTGGCAAAGCCATCATGATCCTTCCGACGGCGTGCTGTGGGACATCTCGCCGGCTGCCATCGGGAATGTTCAGCACCTGCCCGAGACCGTGCGCGCTTATCGCGACTTTTACGATTTGCGGCAGGGCGGTGACGCCGGCAAAGGCCACGTTGTCAATCCCCGCACCGGCAAGCCCTACACCCCGCAGATGGTACCGCGCGGGGATTACACGCGCGTGCTGGCGGAATTCTGGGCCGACGGCCCCAACTCGGAAACGCCGCCCGGCCATTGGTTCACGATTCTGAATCACGTTGCCGATCATCCGCTTTTTGAGAAGCGCTTCAAAGGCATCGGCCCGGTGCTGGATGATTTGGAATGGGAGGTGAAGGCGTATTTTGCCCTGGGCGGCGCCATGCACGATGCCGCGATCACGGCGTGGGGCATCAAGGGGTGGTATGATTACGTGCGCCCGATTTCTGCGCTGCGCTATCTGGCGGATCACGGCCAAAGCAGCGATCCGGCCTTGCCCAACTATTCTCCCGCGGGCATTCCTTTGATTGACGGTTTCATCGCAGTGGTGCAGGAAGGAGACGAGCTGGCCTGGGAGGACATCAACAATCTCGGCAAGATCAAACTCTACACCTGGCGCGGCCACGATTACATCGGCGATCCGGAAACCGAGGCGGCCGGCGTGGGCTGGATCCTGGCGGAAAACTGGTTTCCCTATCAGCGGCCGACTTTTGTCACGCCGCCGTTCGCGGGTTACATCTCCGGGCATTCTACTTATTCGCGCACTGCGGCCGAGATCCTGACGCAGCTCACCGGCGATGAATACTTCCCCGGCGGCTTGGGCGAATTTCATTGCCGGCAGAACGAGTTTTTGGTTTTCGAAGAAGGCCCGAGCGTGGACGTGACGCTGCAGTGGGCGACCTATCGCGACGCTTCCGATCAGTGCAGCCTCTCCCGCATTTGGGGCGGCATTCATCCACCCATTGATGATATTCCCGGCCGGGTGATTGGGCAAAAAATTGCGGCGGCTGCTTTTCAGCAGGCGGAGCGTTACTTCACCGGACAGGTGGCCGGCGATGAACCGCGGCCCACCACGCCTTCCGTTTATGTTTTTCCCAACCCCGTGAAAACCGGCAGCGCCCTGAACGTGAGGTTGAATCAGCAGGTTTCCGCAGCCGCGGTGCAACTCTACAATGTCAACGGCCAATTGGTACGCGAACAGGTGGCAACGGGCGGGCTAAGCTGGCGGCACTTCACGCTGAATACGCATGCCTTGGCCGCCGGCGTCTATCTCGTGCGCGTCAAAGGCCGCGATTGGACGGCCACCAACAAATTCGTCATTCTGCCATGA
- a CDS encoding FG-GAP-like repeat-containing protein, whose amino-acid sequence MHLWDGSRKPRSTTCQQPLILLLVAALLAGQEASGQEFVRRTQEAGLATVARTNGVALADYDRDGDLDVYFVVQDSYKASDPRTWNRLFANRGDGTFSDVTTTAGLAGRNATTTANPNGMGNKMGAAWGDYDNDSWPDLLLTHYGPNQLFHNNGDGTFTEVTSQAGISTRRNQLTGSALWFDYDRDGDLDLYLSIYAEFFAQPNDRSNRLYENLGEGRFLNVSTASGTADAGATWTTVALDANNDGHLDLYLANDFGPNKLYLNNGDKTFQERTADFGLEDEFHGMGLTIADCDGNGYFDLYLTNITQSAGLPETNPLFLNTGQNRFINGAPAAGVALAGWGWGTEFFDLENDGDEDLAVVTGNFQPDFANVIFRNLAEQGTLLFENIAPALGMDDSTVARAVAIFDYDNDGDSDLLISNFFESPYLYQNTRPHGNWLAIKLTGTISNRDGFGAVVEVVANGVAHRKLHHGAHFLSQSIRPLHFGLGSAPQAERITVTWPSGHRDEIGAVPANQSIRIREQSGLVSSVSRPAESPATMPGALRLLGNHPNPFRGTTNFRFALAGPGEVELKIFNVQGQVVQEIRASYSSGGEKSLAWNGRQTAVASSGIYFYILTLRSTGVSVVGKTFLVK is encoded by the coding sequence ATGCACCTCTGGGATGGATCCCGCAAACCTCGAAGCACCACATGCCAACAGCCGCTGATTCTGCTGCTCGTGGCCGCATTGCTTGCCGGGCAAGAGGCCAGCGGGCAGGAGTTCGTGCGGCGCACCCAGGAGGCCGGCCTGGCCACGGTGGCCCGCACCAACGGTGTGGCCCTGGCTGATTATGATCGCGACGGCGATTTGGATGTTTACTTCGTCGTGCAAGACTCCTACAAGGCCAGCGATCCCCGCACCTGGAACCGGCTGTTTGCCAATCGCGGCGACGGCACGTTTTCCGACGTAACCACCACTGCCGGACTCGCCGGCAGAAATGCCACCACCACCGCAAATCCCAATGGCATGGGCAACAAGATGGGCGCGGCTTGGGGCGACTATGACAACGACAGCTGGCCGGATCTTCTGCTCACTCATTATGGCCCCAATCAGCTCTTTCACAACAACGGCGACGGCACCTTTACCGAAGTGACGTCGCAAGCCGGCATCTCCACCCGGCGGAATCAGTTGACCGGCAGCGCGTTGTGGTTCGACTATGATCGCGACGGCGATCTGGATTTGTACCTCTCGATCTACGCCGAGTTCTTCGCACAGCCCAATGATCGCAGCAACCGGCTGTATGAGAATCTCGGCGAAGGCCGGTTTCTCAATGTTTCAACCGCCAGCGGTACCGCCGATGCCGGCGCCACCTGGACCACCGTGGCCCTCGACGCCAACAATGACGGCCATCTCGATCTCTATTTGGCGAATGATTTCGGACCCAACAAGCTGTATTTGAACAACGGCGACAAGACTTTTCAAGAGCGCACCGCCGATTTCGGGCTGGAAGATGAGTTTCACGGCATGGGCCTCACCATTGCCGATTGCGACGGCAACGGCTATTTTGACCTCTATCTCACCAACATCACACAGTCTGCCGGCCTTCCGGAAACCAATCCGCTTTTTTTGAACACCGGGCAAAACCGTTTCATCAATGGCGCGCCGGCCGCCGGCGTGGCGCTGGCAGGCTGGGGCTGGGGCACCGAGTTCTTTGATCTCGAAAACGACGGCGACGAGGATCTGGCGGTGGTGACCGGCAATTTTCAGCCGGATTTTGCCAACGTGATCTTTCGCAACCTCGCCGAGCAGGGCACCCTGCTTTTCGAGAACATCGCGCCGGCCCTTGGCATGGATGACAGCACCGTCGCCCGCGCCGTGGCGATTTTTGATTATGACAACGATGGCGACTCTGATCTGTTGATTTCCAATTTCTTCGAATCTCCCTATCTCTACCAAAACACCCGGCCGCACGGCAACTGGCTGGCGATCAAGCTCACAGGCACGATCTCGAACCGTGACGGATTCGGCGCGGTGGTAGAAGTCGTGGCCAACGGCGTGGCGCACCGGAAACTTCATCACGGCGCGCATTTTCTCTCGCAGAGCATCCGGCCGCTGCACTTTGGCCTGGGCAGCGCGCCACAAGCGGAACGTATCACCGTGACCTGGCCCAGCGGCCACCGTGACGAGATCGGCGCGGTGCCGGCCAATCAATCCATTCGCATTCGTGAACAGAGTGGCCTGGTGAGCAGCGTGTCCCGCCCGGCAGAAAGCCCGGCAACCATGCCCGGTGCGTTGCGCTTGCTCGGCAACCATCCGAATCCCTTCCGCGGCACCACGAATTTTCGCTTTGCGCTCGCAGGTCCCGGCGAGGTCGAGCTGAAGATATTCAATGTGCAAGGACAAGTGGTGCAGGAGATCCGCGCTTCCTATTCCTCCGGCGGAGAAAAGAGCCTGGCGTGGAACGGCCGCCAAACTGCAGTGGCAAGCTCGGGGATTTATTTCTATATTCTCACGTTGAGGAGCACGGGTGTGAGCGTGGTGGGCAAAACGTTTTTGGTGAAATAA